In one window of Miscanthus floridulus cultivar M001 chromosome 12, ASM1932011v1, whole genome shotgun sequence DNA:
- the LOC136498007 gene encoding choline transporter protein 1-like has translation MGGPLGAIIGRYPSAAGGDEQLGGGASGGIIRHDRRCRDIAFLVLFAAFWVAMIVNSSFGFNQGNPLRLTYELDYKGNICGDKHGNPNLQELDVRYWMNPNQVYQSGLKDSRVNLADAKAICLMECPNPAVDGLNFICDYPEGDIHLSVDDWINRDYDYFEFLTPDMRNSSLQLQGPCYPIIFPTVNVYWSCQFIARASNISLKHWHEMGGVSIDENILIDKTVHKAIDSRSAVLKRYIADIGKSWPVFIVCGGILPVFLSVIWLLMIRYFVAAMTWITVVLFNALVISVTMFFYIKAGWIGNDPLTVVIGESDPYVHISGREISHLHTVTILMTAVMIIAFLSSIAIVRRILIATPVLKVAAKVIGEVQALIAFPLLPFLILSIFYMFWFSATLHLFSSGQVVRNDCNTDCCSYDLKLGKVNCDNCCGYNIHYTPHISIAILFHLFGCYWATQFILACSSTVVAGSVASYYWARGEISHDIPFLTVVSSLKRLMRYSLGSVALGSLVVSVVEWVRFILECLRRKLKLVDSARESCFGKATSSSSECCLGCIDWTLKSVNRNAYIMIAITGKSFFKASVLATGLIMKNILRIGKVNVIGDVILFLGKLCVSLFCALFAFLMLDTHKYKSAHNKISSPVIPVLVTWALGYIVAKLFFAVVEMSIDTIILSFCQDAEEHQGNAQYAPSALMETLDEQGELQRLTQGP, from the exons ATGGGAGGGCCCCTCGGCGCGATCATCGGCCGCTACCCGTCGGCGGCCGGCGGCGACGAGCAGCTGGGAGGCGGCGCCAGCGGCGGCATTATACGCCACGACCGCAGGTGCCGCGACATCGCCTTCCTCGTGCTCTTCGCCGCCTTCTGGGTCGCCATGATTGTCAACTCCAGCTTCGGCTTCAACCAGGGCAACCCGCTCAG GCTGACTTATGAACTGGACTACAAAGGGAACATTTGTGGCGACAAGCATGGCAACCCAAATTTGCAGGAGCTGGATGTTAGATACTGGATGAATCCGAACCAAGTCTACCAAAGTGGACTCAAGGACAGCAGGGTTAACCTGGCTGATGCCAAAGCCATCTGCCTGATGGAGTGCCCAAATCCAGCTGTAGATGGATTGAACTTTATTTGTGATTATCCAGAAGGGGACATCCACCTCTCTGTTGATGACTGGATCAATAGGGACTATGACTATTTTGAGTTTCTCACACCAGACATGAGGAATAGCTCACTTCAACTCCAGGGTCCGTGCTACCCTATCATATTCCCAACTGTTAATG TCTATTGGAGCTGCCAATTTATTGCACGGGCATCCAATATCTCTTTGAAGCACTGGCATGAGATGGGTGGTGTCAGCATTGATGAAAATATCCTCATTGATAAAACAGTGCACAAGGCCATCGATTCTAGATCTGCTGTATTAAAG AGATATATTGCAGACATTGGGAAGTCCTGGCCTGTGTTCATCGTTTGTGGTGGAATCCTCCCTGTTTTCCTGTCAGTGATCTGGTTGCTTATGATTCGTTATTTCGTTGCTGCCATGACTTGGATCACAGTAGTCCTATTCAATGCCCTTGTTATATCTGTAACAATGTTCTTTTACATCAAAG CTGGCTGGATAGGTAATGACCCCTTAACTGTTGTCATTGGTgaaagtgatccatatgttcacaTAAGTGGGCGG GAAATAAGCCACCTTCATACTGTTACAATCCTAATGACAGCAGTAATGATCATTGCTTTCCTGTCCTCAATAGCTATTGTCCGCCGCATACTGATAGCAACACCTGTCTTAAAG GTTGCTGCAAAGGTCATTGGTGAAGTTCAGGCACTGATAGCTTTTCCACTTTTGCCATTCTTGATCCTTTCCATCTTTTATATGTTCTGGTTTTCTGCTACACTCCATCTCTTCAGCTCTGGTCAAGTTGTCCGAAACGATTGCAATACTGATTGTTGTTCGTATGATCTGAAGCTGGGCAAAGTAAATTGTGACAACTGTTGTGGGTACAACATCCATTACACCCCTCATATCAGCATTGCCATTCTATTCCACTTATTTGGCTGCTACTGGGCGACTCAATTCATTCTCGCATGCTCTTCAACTGTGGTTGCGGGATCAGTTGCTTCTTACTACTGGGCGCGTGGTGAAATATCA CATGATATACCATTTCTCACTGTAGTCTCTTCACTGAAGCGACTGATGCGCTATAGCCTTGGATCTGTTGCTCTGGGTTCACTTGTTGTATCTGTTGTTGAGTGGGTGCGGTTTATACTAGAATGCCTCCGTCGCAAGTTGAAGCTAGTTGATTCTGCTCGAGAAAGCTGCTTTGGAAAAGCGACGTCTTCCTCTTCTGAATGCTGCCTGGGTTGCATAGACTGGACCCTAAAGTCAGTAAATCGAAATGCCTACATTATG ATTGCCATTACTGGGAAAAGTTTCTTCAAAGCTTCAGTGCTCGCAACTGGATTAATAATGAAGAACATTCTGCGCATTGGAAAAGTCAACGTCATTGGAGATGTTATCCTCTTCCTGGGAAAACTGTGTGTGAGCCTATTCTGTGCGCTTTTCGCCTTTCTGATGTTAGACACCCACAAGTACAAGTCCGCACACAACAAGATATCATCTCCAGTCATCCCTGTCCTG GTGACATGGGCCCTCGGCTACATAGTCGCGAAGCTTTTCTTTGCGGTGGTTGAGATGTCGATCGACACCATAATCCTCTCGTTCTGCCAGGACGCCGAAGAGCACCAGGGGAATGCGCAGTATGCGCCCTCTGCTCTGATGGAAACTCTGGATGAACAGGGCGAACTGCAGAGACTAACTCAAGGACCTTGA